The Candidatus Omnitrophota bacterium sequence AACGGCGCGAGCTGTTCTCGGCGGAAGATATAACTTCGGTCGCTTCAGTCGTGATGGGATTGAGTCTCGGCGAGCCTACCTCCCTTGTTGCGGGCTGTGCCATGAGTTTTGAGGACGGTCTCAGGTTCGTTGATAGCCGCGGAAGGCTCATGGACGAGGCCTCACAGAAACAGCAGGGCAAAATGGCGTCGATCATGGGGCTTGAAGTGGAAAAGGTCGAGGAGCTGTGCAAGGGTATCGGCTGTGAGATAGCCAATCTTAACTGTCCCGGACAGGTGGTCATCTCCGGTCATGCCAGCAAGGTGGAGCTTGCCGCGGACCTTGCGAAGAACCAGGGGGCCAAGAGGGTTATAATGCTCAAGGTGAGCGGTGCTTTTCATTCGGAGCTCATGAGACCGGCAAAGGAAAAACTCAAAGAGGTTCTTGATGGCATAGAGGTAAAAGAACCGGTTGTTGATTTTATAAGTAACATCGATGCCGAGGTCACCAAGGACCCTGACAGGATCAAGGAGAACCTCATTAACCAGCTCGATAGCAGGACGCTGTGGGAGAAATCGGTTAAAAAGGCACATTCGCTGGGAATAACTGAATTTTTGGAAGTGGGTCCGGGCAGTGTGCTTAAGGGGCTTCTTAAGAAGATAGACAGGACGCTGAACGTGATCACCGTCCATAGCACTGAGGACATCTCATCGCTGATGGAAACGCAGGAGGGCAAAGTACAATAGTTATTTTCAAACGCTCTTACATAAATAAAACGAAGATGGCGGCCGTTACGCAGAATAATGGCCGCTTTTTTTGTGATCTTTCCAAAATATTTAGTTAGTCCAACACAAAGCCAGAACTCTATAAATATGTTGACTTTTATACGAAATGTGATAAAATTGAAATAGTGGGCGTTAAAAAATAAAAAAGCTAAGAGCCAATTTTTTTTAAAAGAAAGCCATTATAATGCGGCGTTCAAAAATCATTACAACCATCATCATTTCTTTGCTGCTTATTCCATTCTTTGCAGCCAGAGCCCACAGCGTAAGCATACAGACGAATTTAGATTCAAAGTTCAGCGGACTCGCCCTCAAGGAGAAGATCAAGGGGGGAGAGGCTGTTTATTCTTACAGGTCCGTTGACAGGGGTTTTTACAACAGTGAGATGACCGCCCTGAAAAAAGCGGTAAGCGATGAGCCGGGCCTTGCTGAGATGCATTATAACAGCGGCGTTGCTTCCGCGATGAAGGGTAATTATGATGAAGCCATCGACAGCTTCAGGGTCGCCGCTTATCTGAAACCCAGATTCAGTGATGCCTATTACAATCTCGGGATCCTTTACGGGGCCAGGGCAATGTACGATGAGGGAATAGAATCTTTCCGGAGGGCGGCCGATCTCACGCCTGACTCGGCGCAGACCCATAATAATCTGGGAGTACTTTACGGACTCAAGGGACTCTACGAGAAAGCCGTATCCGAATATAAAAAGGC is a genomic window containing:
- a CDS encoding acyltransferase domain-containing protein, which translates into the protein MVKQGEAMNGKKYGLLFPGQGSQTVGMGKELYQTQASARWVFDRAGEVLGRDIAKLCFEGPEEELQTTANSQPAIFTASIATLNVLIEKLKGSPVGEERRELFSAEDITSVASVVMGLSLGEPTSLVAGCAMSFEDGLRFVDSRGRLMDEASQKQQGKMASIMGLEVEKVEELCKGIGCEIANLNCPGQVVISGHASKVELAADLAKNQGAKRVIMLKVSGAFHSELMRPAKEKLKEVLDGIEVKEPVVDFISNIDAEVTKDPDRIKENLINQLDSRTLWEKSVKKAHSLGITEFLEVGPGSVLKGLLKKIDRTLNVITVHSTEDISSLMETQEGKVQ